In Gemmatimonadales bacterium, the DNA window GCATCCTCGCCTTCGTCGTCTCGATTCCCGCGCTGGTGGGCGACTTCGGGCTCTCCCAGGCGTTCGTGCGCCAGAAGGACGACCCGGCCGCCGGCGACCTTTCGCTCGCCTCGTCGCTGCAGCTGTGGGTCGCGGTGCTGGCGTTCCCCGTCATCGCCGTCGCCGCCGGCGCCGAGGTCCGGGGCGCGCCGTCGTGGCTCCCGCTGGCGGTGCTGCTCTACCTGCCCACCCTGCTCGGCGCCGCGGCGCTCCGCGCCAACGTCCTGGTGCAGCGCCGCCTCGACTTCGCGCGGCTCGCAGTCCTCGACCTGGTGCAGCAGGTCGCCTACATCACGATCCTCGCCACGCTGGGGTTCCTGCGTGCCGGGGTGGCCGGCCTGGTGGCCGCCACCGCGCTGACGCAGGCCGCCCGCCAGGTCGTCCTCGCCTGGTGGTATCCGGTCCGCCCGCGCGCCCTCCCGCGCCTCGGCCGGCTCCGCGAGGTGATCCGGAGCGGCCTGCCCCTCCACCTCACCGGCATCGTGTCCGGCTTTCACGCCGGCATGGTGAACTGGCTGGGGACGCCGCTGTTCGGCCCGGTGGGCGTGGGCTACCTGCGGTGGAGCCTGGACATGACCAGCCGCGTGGGCATCGGCCTCGCGCACGCGATCGGCCAGGTGGTCTTCCCCACGGTCGCGCTGATCCAGGACGACGCCGTGCGCCTGGGCCGGGTGCTCGCGCGCGCCGTCCGCTACAACGCGCTCCTCATCGGCTTCCCGCTCGCGCTGCTGGCCGGCCTCGCCACGCCGGTCATCACCGCCGTCTTCGGCGGCCGCTGGCTGCCGGCGACGCTCGCGCTGCGGATCTTCGCGCTCCACATGACCGCCGGCGCGGTGCTGATCCCGCTCGACGCCGCGGTCCGCGTGGTGCGGCCGGCGCTGTGGTCGCTCGGCATCATCCTGGCATACCTCGCGGTCGAGGTCGGGCTGGCGCTCGCCCTCGCCGGCCCGCTCGGCATCGTCGCCATTCCGGTGGCGCACCTGGCGGCCACGGTCCCGCTGGTCGTGGTGCTGCGGGCGCTGCTGCCGGCGGCGGCGCGGCCCGC includes these proteins:
- a CDS encoding oligosaccharide flippase family protein; this translates as MADPGIERRAARMTAVASVRQVLALPLGLLSAITVARLYAPADLGRFGILAFVVSIPALVGDFGLSQAFVRQKDDPAAGDLSLASSLQLWVAVLAFPVIAVAAGAEVRGAPSWLPLAVLLYLPTLLGAAALRANVLVQRRLDFARLAVLDLVQQVAYITILATLGFLRAGVAGLVAATALTQAARQVVLAWWYPVRPRALPRLGRLREVIRSGLPLHLTGIVSGFHAGMVNWLGTPLFGPVGVGYLRWSLDMTSRVGIGLAHAIGQVVFPTVALIQDDAVRLGRVLARAVRYNALLIGFPLALLAGLATPVITAVFGGRWLPATLALRIFALHMTAGAVLIPLDAAVRVVRPALWSLGIILAYLAVEVGLALALAGPLGIVAIPVAHLAATVPLVVVLRALLPAAARPAWLDNVVLPLVALAATFAASFWVAGALAPWPALFAGCAAGAVAAAAAVYLLGRRTIWPELVRDLRHLAPARSGA